In Candidatus Bathyarchaeia archaeon, the genomic window AGACCGGGAGGCTCATAATAGCCGAGGAGGCATGTAAAACGGGCGGGTTCGGGGCCGAGGTGGCCGCCATGGTGGCGGAGGAGGCGATAGATGCGCTCGATGCGCCCATAAGGCGCGTGGCGGCCTTCGATGTCCCTATACCCTTCAGCCCACCGCTGGAGGATTATGTAATACCGAACAAGGATAGGATCGCGGAGGCCGTGAGGAGCGTCGTATGATCAAATCGGAAGTCGATCGGGAATCCTTCAGGGTGGAACTGGCTTGGTGACGAAGATCACAATGCCGAAGTTCGGCTGGACCATGACCGAGGGCAAAATAATTAGATGGCTCAAGAAGGAGGGGGATATGGTCAAGAAGGGGGAGCCTCTCTTCGAGATCGAGACCGAGAAAATGGAAACTGAGGTCGAGGCCGTGGCATCCGGAATCCTCAAGAAGATATTGGCGCCGGAGGGATCGGTGGTGGAAGTCGCGAAGCCCGTCGCCATACTTTGCGATCCCGGGGAGGAGCTCCCTCCGCTTGAGGAGTTGCTGGAGGAAGCTCCGGCGCCTGAGGCGGCTCCTAAGGCCGAAGCGGCCGCGGCTCCGGCTGAGAGGCCCGCCAAGCCCGTTAGGGCATCGCCCTTGGCCAAGAAGATCGCCTCGGAGCACGGCATAGACCTATCGCAATTGGAGGGGACGGGCCCGGGCGGGCTGATAGTGAAGGAGGACGTCTTGAAGGCCATCGAAGCCAAGAAGGCCGCGGCCAAGCCCATCGTCGTGGAAAAGCCGGTTGAGGCGAAGCCCCCGGAGGTCCCGGAGTTCCCAAAGGTGGGCAAGGTAATACCATTGGAGGGCATGAGGAAGGCCATAGCCGATAGATTATCCCTCTCCGCTAGGACGGCCGTTAGGGTGACCCTAACGGCCGAGGTCGATATGACGGAAGCCATGAGGTTCAGGGATCAACTCATGGAGGAGGTGGAGCGCCGATCCAAGGTAAGGCTCTCTCTCACGCATATGGCCATAAAGGCCGCGGCGAAGGCCTTGGAGAGGCATCCGATCATAAATTCCCTCCTGATCGGGGATGAGATACGCATCATGGAGGATATAAACGTGGGCTTCGCCGTTGCCCTCGAGGATGGGTTGATAGTCCCGGTGGTTCGGAACGCCAACAAGAAGTCTTTGTTCGAGATCGCATCGGAGGTGAACGGGCTCGCGGAGAGGGCGAGGAGGCGCGAGCTATCCCCATCTGACGTCGCCGACGGGACCTTCACCATAACCAACTTGGGCATGTATGGCGTAGATAGCTTCACTCCGGTTATCAACCCCCCCCAAACCGCGATACTCGGGATAGGGAGGGTCGCCCAGAGGCCCTCCGTGGTGGATGGGAGAATTGAGCCGCGTTGGATGGCCCTCCTCAGCTTGGCCTTCGATCATAGGGCTTACGATGGCGTTCCGGCCGCGCAATTCCTCCAAACGCTAAAGGGGATCCTCGAGAGGCCCTATGAGCTCCTCCTTTGAGGGGTCCCTTGGGCCATTTCCTTGGAGGCCCGGAACCTGAGGATTACGTCGGCGGCTATCCTTGCGGCCGAGGCGCATATGAGCGGACATTTCTCCCTCCCCCCGGCCCTCCTCCAAGCCTCCGCCTCCTCGGGCTTCTTGAGGTCGAAATGCCTCCCGAAGAGCCTCTCCTGAATCCCGTAGCAAAGGGTCGTCCCATGCTCTTCCTTGAACCTTTCGTAGATCTCTCGGCCGAGCGCCATGCACTCGTCATAAGCCTTGCGGTCATCGAGCCTATCGCTGCCAGCGGCTAACCCAGCGGCCATCAGCGCCCCAACCAAGGCGCCGCACGTCTCCCCCATGCGGGCGATTCCGCCCGATAGGGGGAAGCTGGCCCTTAGGGCTCCGCCATCCCCCAAGCCGAGGGTTTCTTGGAGCGCCGCCAGCGTGCATCGGCAACAGCCCATATAGGCCTTATCGTAATCGTGGGCCGCCTTGGCAGCCTTTTCGATCAATTCTCCATCGGAGGCCCCAGCGCAATCCATTCCGATCCCCAACCTCATTTGGATGGAGTCCTTTTTTATCAAATTTTCCAAAATCGAAATCATGGGGGGAGAGAACGCTGGAAGGGATGGGATCCCTCAACGGCCCCAGAATACCATTCGGCATCTGGCGCTGGCGCCTGCTGGATTTGGAATCCGAGGATCCGGCAATGAACATGGCCTTGGAGGAGGCAATAGCGAGGGCCGTGGGGAGAGGGGTCTCGGTGAGCACTGTGAGGTTCTGGAGGAACGAAGGCGCGGTGGTCATAGGAAGGTTCCAGAGCGCGAGGCTTGAGGTC contains:
- a CDS encoding dihydrolipoamide acetyltransferase family protein codes for the protein MTKITMPKFGWTMTEGKIIRWLKKEGDMVKKGEPLFEIETEKMETEVEAVASGILKKILAPEGSVVEVAKPVAILCDPGEELPPLEELLEEAPAPEAAPKAEAAAAPAERPAKPVRASPLAKKIASEHGIDLSQLEGTGPGGLIVKEDVLKAIEAKKAAAKPIVVEKPVEAKPPEVPEFPKVGKVIPLEGMRKAIADRLSLSARTAVRVTLTAEVDMTEAMRFRDQLMEEVERRSKVRLSLTHMAIKAAAKALERHPIINSLLIGDEIRIMEDINVGFAVALEDGLIVPVVRNANKKSLFEIASEVNGLAERARRRELSPSDVADGTFTITNLGMYGVDSFTPVINPPQTAILGIGRVAQRPSVVDGRIEPRWMALLSLAFDHRAYDGVPAAQFLQTLKGILERPYELLL
- a CDS encoding C-GCAxxG-C-C family protein, with the protein product MDCAGASDGELIEKAAKAAHDYDKAYMGCCRCTLAALQETLGLGDGGALRASFPLSGGIARMGETCGALVGALMAAGLAAGSDRLDDRKAYDECMALGREIYERFKEEHGTTLCYGIQERLFGRHFDLKKPEEAEAWRRAGGREKCPLICASAARIAADVILRFRASKEMAQGTPQRRSS